Proteins found in one Triticum aestivum cultivar Chinese Spring chromosome 4D, IWGSC CS RefSeq v2.1, whole genome shotgun sequence genomic segment:
- the LOC123100398 gene encoding GATA transcription factor 4, which produces MVGGGDVDKHAAAAALAQDLPSFNSFFDQTGLEAAAGDGGLAAGAAAGEEDLEELEWLSNKDAFPSVETMAVEAVEEVPEPAPAAPSGRPAVGPRTKGRRRRVTAPWNLAQPPTLPPPLPAARRCTHCASEVTPQWRQGPLGPRTLCNACGVRYKTGRLLPEYRPANSPTFSPLLHSNSHRRVMQIRLRSDSEGEGEGASPAVRATAKARRAERAAARLSAKNDDGAPAPAPAPAPGPAQAPLP; this is translated from the exons atggtgggcgGCGGCGATGTTGACaagcacgcggcggcggcggcgctggcccaGGACCTGCCCAGCTTCAATAGCTTCTTTGACCAGACG gggttggaggcggcggcgggggatgGGGGActggcggccggggcggcggcgggggaggaggatTTGGAGGAGCTGGAGTGGCTGTCGAACAAGGACGCGTTCCCGTCGGTGGAGAccatggcggtggaggcggtggaggaggtgccGGAGCCGGCGCCGGCGGCCCCGTCGGGGCGGCCGGCGGTGGGGCCGAGGACGAAGGGGCGTCGGCGCCGGGTGACGGCGCCTTGGAACCTGGCGCAGCCGcccacgctgccgccgccgctcccggcgGCGCGGCGGTGCACGCACTGCGCGTCGGAGGTGACCCCGCAGTGGCGGCAGGGGCCGCTGGGGCCCCGCACGCTGTGCAACGCGTGCGGCGTGCGGTACAAGACCGGGCGGCTGCTCCCGGAGTACCGGCCGGCCAACAGCCCCACCTTCTCCCCGCTGCTGCACTCCAACTCCCACCGCCGCGTCATGCAGATTCGGCTCCGGAGCGacagcgagggcgagggcgagggcgcctCCCCCGCCGTCCGCGCCACCGCCAAGGCCCGCCGCGCCGAGCGCGCGGCGGCGCGCCTCTCCGCCAAGAACGACGACGGCGCCCCTGCCCCGGCCCCGGCCCCAGCCCCTGGCCCTGCCCAGGCGCCGCTGCCGTAG